One window of the Leptospira koniambonensis genome contains the following:
- a CDS encoding helix-turn-helix transcriptional regulator encodes MFATNSMQTDFHTHYAATLAISLKDNIHIETEKGKEEYRVALVGPNTYHKTVSPGVEMIALLIDPETYEYSSISEFAKVGEVKKLDISPFLPLVEKLWELYYGKLNDEEAWELHLDLLRSIYPFQKLEKVMDERIIQIANMIRKEMPDSIRMKEIGKNFSVSEDRLIRLFKENLGIPMRRYLLWVRILEAAKLLKEGKSLTEAAHSAGFSDSAHFTRTFKENFGFVPSLFFGHLKAIEVRFCESGDLI; translated from the coding sequence ATGTTTGCAACAAATTCAATGCAGACAGATTTCCATACTCATTATGCAGCCACTTTGGCTATCTCTTTAAAAGATAATATCCATATAGAAACTGAAAAAGGAAAAGAAGAATATCGTGTGGCCTTGGTCGGGCCAAATACATATCATAAAACTGTTTCTCCCGGAGTAGAGATGATTGCTTTGCTCATAGATCCGGAAACCTACGAATATTCATCCATCTCAGAGTTCGCAAAAGTAGGAGAAGTGAAGAAGTTAGATATTTCTCCTTTCTTACCTCTGGTCGAAAAGTTATGGGAATTATATTACGGAAAATTAAACGATGAAGAAGCCTGGGAATTACATTTAGATCTACTTAGGTCTATTTATCCTTTTCAAAAATTGGAAAAGGTAATGGATGAAAGGATCATTCAGATCGCTAATATGATCCGTAAGGAAATGCCTGATAGTATTCGAATGAAGGAGATCGGTAAAAATTTTTCTGTATCAGAAGACAGGCTTATTCGTCTTTTCAAAGAAAATCTTGGGATACCAATGCGTAGATATTTATTATGGGTCCGTATCTTAGAAGCAGCAAAACTTTTGAAAGAAGGAAAGAGCCTTACAGAAGCGGCACATTCTGCAGGTTTCTCCGACTCAGCTCATTTTACTAGAACCTTTAAGGAGAATTTTGGATTTGTTCCTTCTCTATTTTTCGGGCATCTAAAAGCGATTGAAGTTCGGTTTTGTGAATCAGGTGATTTGATCTAA
- a CDS encoding M24 family metallopeptidase: MPLERKRGLLSKLSSKISRYTSKSIHIPTQEEKEGFLKAQRLAYQCVTETEKEIQEGWTEKQAVKRMETFLKDHGVKVFLHRPFAWFGEHARFDGYKRFTQFHPSKRRLQANESFILDVSPVVDGYIGDIGYSSSLNKNPELDNGMRYLLKLRSELPKLFSSSMSSSEIWHKIDQDSKQNGFDNVHALYPFAVLGHRVYKVHLPNISFPILPVSFASWFSLQGSFEFLSHKVLPELLTPDHEGDRTGLWAIEPHLGRGKTGFKFEEILVVEKDKAYWLDEEVPHVKKYSKLLEAV, translated from the coding sequence ATGCCATTAGAAAGAAAAAGAGGATTATTATCCAAACTTTCCTCCAAAATTTCCAGATACACTTCCAAATCTATCCACATTCCTACCCAAGAAGAAAAGGAAGGATTTTTAAAAGCACAAAGATTGGCCTACCAATGTGTTACCGAGACAGAAAAGGAAATACAAGAAGGTTGGACCGAAAAACAAGCAGTGAAACGAATGGAAACATTCTTAAAAGATCATGGAGTCAAAGTGTTCCTACATCGTCCTTTTGCATGGTTTGGAGAACACGCAAGATTTGATGGTTACAAAAGATTCACTCAATTTCATCCGAGCAAAAGAAGATTACAAGCAAACGAATCTTTCATCTTAGATGTGTCTCCCGTTGTGGATGGTTATATTGGTGATATAGGATATTCTTCTTCCTTGAATAAAAATCCTGAATTGGATAATGGAATGAGATATCTATTAAAACTTAGATCAGAACTTCCTAAACTATTTTCTTCTTCTATGAGTTCTTCTGAAATTTGGCATAAGATAGATCAGGACTCAAAACAAAATGGATTTGATAATGTCCATGCGTTGTATCCATTTGCAGTGCTTGGGCATAGAGTGTATAAAGTTCATTTACCTAATATTTCTTTTCCAATATTGCCTGTTAGTTTTGCAAGTTGGTTCAGTCTGCAAGGATCTTTTGAGTTTTTAAGCCATAAGGTGCTACCAGAACTTCTGACTCCGGATCATGAGGGAGATAGGACTGGTCTTTGGGCGATAGAACCCCATTTAGGAAGAGGAAAAACTGGTTTTAAATTCGAAGAGATCCTTGTAGTAGAAAAGGATAAGGCGTATTGGTTGGACGAAGAAGTTCCTCATGTAAAAAAATACAGTAAATTATTGGAAGCAGTATGA
- a CDS encoding SMP-30/gluconolactonase/LRE family protein, whose product MKFNHKIIIFIIISITISCGPSQIKIGEPYKLGEVPASILEVQDKQDPFTTNLKVEMTDLPGHDDLIFDPSKGFGYASGMDGWIWRLNFKTGKAEQWVKPPVNPAGMQYSSKAKNKILVCASRLGGEIYEEKNRVGLYEVDIETKKVDPIILDLPKLKKEELEKVYSFSEMHGVSLQDLNSSNSRPFSLCNDLAASEDGNRIYITEPFERVDAAMGSGAVPEAIGLYPHGKLWMLDRHKNTISLVLTGFTFVDGILLEKSPDGKEESVVFTETTKFRIIRAFLSGKDQGSSEVLFENLPGLADGLERDDKGRIWTGIIKKRSGLVNFIHKNPWLKKVILSLPQKILPISHNTGILVIDPSGKKPLYYSMHDGSKIKDISVSVPFEDRVYFPSFDKTSRGLYSLPVSSLKIKEF is encoded by the coding sequence ATGAAGTTTAATCATAAAATCATAATATTCATAATTATCTCCATCACTATCTCGTGCGGGCCATCCCAAATTAAAATAGGGGAGCCTTATAAATTAGGAGAAGTACCTGCTTCCATTTTAGAAGTCCAGGACAAGCAGGATCCATTTACAACTAACCTAAAAGTGGAGATGACTGATTTACCTGGTCATGATGATCTAATATTTGATCCTTCTAAAGGATTTGGATATGCTTCCGGAATGGATGGTTGGATCTGGAGACTAAATTTTAAAACTGGAAAAGCAGAGCAATGGGTAAAGCCACCAGTTAATCCTGCCGGAATGCAATATTCGAGTAAGGCTAAGAATAAAATTTTAGTGTGTGCTTCCAGACTCGGGGGAGAAATCTACGAGGAAAAAAATAGAGTAGGACTTTACGAAGTAGATATTGAAACTAAAAAGGTAGATCCAATCATTTTAGATCTTCCTAAATTAAAAAAAGAAGAATTGGAAAAAGTATATTCTTTTTCTGAGATGCATGGTGTAAGTCTTCAAGATCTAAACTCTTCTAATTCGAGACCATTTTCTTTATGTAATGATCTGGCAGCATCCGAAGATGGAAATCGTATCTATATAACGGAACCTTTCGAAAGGGTTGATGCGGCTATGGGCAGTGGTGCAGTGCCTGAAGCAATTGGTCTTTATCCTCATGGAAAACTTTGGATGTTGGATCGACACAAGAATACTATCTCACTTGTGTTAACTGGTTTTACATTTGTGGATGGGATACTTCTAGAAAAAAGCCCAGATGGAAAAGAAGAGTCGGTTGTATTTACTGAAACCACTAAGTTTAGGATCATTAGAGCCTTTTTATCTGGAAAAGATCAAGGAAGTTCAGAAGTGCTATTTGAAAATCTGCCCGGTCTCGCTGATGGACTGGAACGAGATGATAAAGGAAGGATCTGGACTGGAATTATCAAAAAAAGATCTGGGCTTGTCAATTTTATCCATAAGAATCCTTGGCTTAAGAAAGTAATCTTATCGTTGCCTCAAAAGATCCTGCCTATTTCTCATAATACAGGAATACTTGTAATCGATCCGAGTGGCAAGAAACCTCTCTATTATTCGATGCATGATGGTTCTAAGATTAAGGACATCTCTGTTTCAGTTCCGTTCGAAGACAGGGTCTATTTTCCTTCTTTCGACAAAACTTCCAGAGGTTTGTATTCTTTGCCTGTATCTTCTTTGAAAATTAAAGAATTCTAA
- a CDS encoding PP2C family protein-serine/threonine phosphatase yields MGKNRIPHWFLGSILFFFFLGCQPGKENPKVIQGILDLRQWNFQTDGNISLDGEWEFYWNELLPNSKPKEPSSSISYLKVPAKWDKGRNVTHKYPSYGFASYRAKVLLPEANTQLSLKISSISSSYVLFVNGKEISKGGNVGKEESEYSPGYKPGVFSFISDKPELEIVIHVSNFKYSNGSGIWNPIQLGSITDIQQVSLRATMLDSITFGTLFVMSLYHFTFYLMRRRDPSALFFALLCLCIAFRVSFYGERIFYNVFPIFRNYEFSVRGEILFLFLLLPGTILYVQSIFKEQFRKDKVFNIIFYLSLLLVFSAAFFPTKLYTMSIFINSLEVMMLGILTYLFFRLAFMSIKGVEGARICFFSLVVNLITVANDVLYLNKFIDSFYMVHYGVLALVLSQCVLLAYRFSKGFVLAEDLGVELKKLNVNLEQIVVERTENLNESLKLLKGDLSLAKKLQQKTLPTLNLNGKNVSIHPYYLPMSEIGGDYYDIFELEPGYFRLFLVDATGHGVQAALLTMTIKAEFESIKFVKDQPSRILELLNAACCQKYRSINIIFSAVLADIDLNNNVLYYSSAGHPPQVLKQKQEGADYLYSRGPIIGLKKEATYKNVTVPLLPGNRIFFFSDGIFEEFDQEKKEFGENRVLSILSRNTGIQEVAEDLISELQIFVGPRGFQDDVTLLAVEVH; encoded by the coding sequence TTGGGCAAGAATAGAATACCGCATTGGTTCTTAGGATCTATACTATTCTTCTTTTTTTTAGGCTGCCAACCAGGAAAAGAAAACCCAAAAGTCATACAAGGCATCCTCGACCTCAGGCAATGGAATTTCCAAACAGATGGCAATATAAGTCTAGATGGAGAATGGGAATTTTATTGGAATGAGCTTCTTCCCAATTCCAAACCTAAAGAACCATCATCCTCAATCTCTTATCTAAAAGTGCCTGCAAAATGGGACAAAGGACGTAACGTCACTCATAAATACCCGAGCTATGGTTTTGCGAGTTATAGGGCGAAAGTATTATTACCCGAAGCAAATACTCAGCTCAGCCTTAAGATCTCTTCTATTAGTTCCTCTTATGTTTTATTTGTGAATGGAAAAGAGATCTCGAAAGGAGGGAATGTAGGGAAAGAAGAATCTGAATATTCTCCCGGTTATAAACCAGGGGTCTTTAGTTTTATATCAGACAAACCAGAGTTGGAAATCGTGATACATGTTTCGAATTTCAAATATTCGAACGGCTCCGGGATCTGGAATCCAATCCAGTTAGGTAGTATAACCGATATACAACAAGTTTCTCTAAGAGCCACCATGTTGGATTCTATCACATTCGGGACCTTGTTTGTGATGTCATTATATCATTTTACTTTTTATCTGATGAGAAGAAGGGACCCTTCCGCCTTATTTTTTGCATTACTCTGCTTGTGTATCGCTTTTAGAGTTTCTTTTTATGGAGAAAGGATCTTTTATAATGTATTCCCAATTTTCAGAAACTATGAGTTTTCAGTAAGAGGAGAGATACTATTCTTATTTTTACTTCTGCCAGGTACAATTTTATATGTACAATCCATATTTAAGGAGCAATTCAGAAAGGATAAAGTATTTAATATTATATTTTATTTAAGTCTTCTTTTAGTTTTCTCCGCCGCTTTCTTCCCTACAAAATTATACACTATGTCCATCTTCATTAATTCTTTAGAAGTAATGATGCTTGGGATTTTGACCTATTTATTTTTCAGATTAGCATTCATGTCAATAAAAGGGGTAGAAGGAGCCAGAATCTGTTTTTTCAGCCTCGTAGTAAATCTGATCACAGTAGCAAATGATGTTCTATATTTAAATAAGTTTATAGATTCTTTCTATATGGTCCATTATGGAGTCTTAGCTCTTGTTCTTTCTCAATGTGTATTACTTGCCTATAGATTCTCCAAAGGATTTGTGCTTGCGGAAGATCTGGGAGTAGAACTTAAAAAACTAAATGTAAATCTGGAACAGATCGTAGTTGAAAGAACGGAAAATCTAAATGAGTCTTTGAAACTTTTAAAAGGAGATCTTTCTCTCGCTAAAAAGTTACAGCAGAAAACCTTACCTACTCTCAATCTAAATGGTAAGAACGTTTCCATTCATCCATACTATCTTCCTATGTCAGAAATAGGAGGAGATTACTATGATATTTTCGAACTGGAACCCGGTTATTTCCGTTTGTTCTTAGTGGACGCGACAGGACATGGTGTACAAGCGGCACTTCTTACAATGACTATTAAGGCAGAATTTGAGAGTATTAAGTTCGTCAAAGACCAACCTTCTCGAATATTAGAATTATTAAATGCAGCTTGTTGTCAGAAATACAGAAGTATTAATATCATATTCTCTGCGGTTTTAGCTGATATAGATTTGAATAATAATGTTCTGTATTATTCTTCTGCGGGACATCCTCCTCAAGTTTTGAAACAAAAACAAGAAGGCGCAGATTATCTGTATTCAAGAGGGCCAATTATAGGCCTTAAAAAGGAAGCTACTTATAAAAATGTGACCGTACCTCTTCTTCCAGGAAACAGGATCTTTTTCTTTTCGGATGGTATTTTTGAAGAATTCGACCAAGAGAAAAAGGAATTTGGAGAGAATCGGGTTCTATCTATTTTGAGCAGGAACACAGGCATCCAGGAAGTGGCAGAAGATTTGATCTCGGAACTACAAATTTTTGTAGGCCCGAGAGGATTCCAGGATGATGTTACTCTACTTGCAGTGGAAGTTCATTAG
- a CDS encoding PAS domain S-box protein, whose amino-acid sequence MRSSILIIEDREEEYIWIRTLLGGIESFTPNCTRALDFQDALDKTKTEFFDVILFQFNSQNSLEVLSKSQTLLPLIAIAENPESKEVLKHSKIHFADLLIKENVNADLLDRSIRLVLQAKTTEENLNLLKIGIERSKDIFLITEASPIDDPGPKIVYVNGAFERLTGYKREEVLGKTPRILQGPKTDRAVLDRIRKAISKAKPCFEEIINYDKDGNEYWIEMDIFPIVNEQGIVTHLMGIERDITERRNTEERIRHSQKMEAVGQLAGGMAHDFNNLLNVILANLDLLEMKLKDSEDLMKRVRSAQDAIQRGVEINKRLLAFSRKQALNPESCDVNRVLKDFIPILDRIRTEKIEIEYELSDEISVCDIEKTGLENAILNLALNARDAMPEGGKIFISTGFVHNGDTKGPKISGLEAKDYFLVTVTDTGTGMDDATKARIFDPFFSTKGGGKGTGLGLTMVYGFVKQSNGFLKVITAPEYGSSFLIFLPAHEQDRSEQVLSTKKKTLVMEENRETAELACVYLRELGYEPHVSSDMKRLAKFFSGDPEISFVLLDLQLADSKGIDLKKELERFGSGKIIATSSGRGESLELPNTVPLVRKPYTKTSLKEAVRNIGETLP is encoded by the coding sequence ATGCGATCCAGTATCTTAATTATAGAAGACAGGGAAGAAGAATATATATGGATCCGAACTCTACTCGGAGGTATCGAATCCTTTACTCCTAACTGTACCAGAGCTTTGGATTTTCAAGATGCCTTGGATAAGACCAAGACTGAATTTTTTGACGTTATATTATTCCAATTCAATTCCCAAAATAGTTTAGAAGTACTATCGAAGTCTCAGACTCTTCTTCCTTTAATTGCAATTGCAGAAAATCCAGAAAGCAAAGAAGTCCTTAAACATTCTAAGATCCATTTTGCAGATCTTTTGATTAAAGAAAATGTAAACGCTGATCTTTTGGATCGTTCCATAAGACTCGTATTACAAGCTAAGACAACAGAAGAAAATCTAAATCTTCTTAAGATAGGTATTGAGAGATCCAAAGATATTTTCCTGATCACAGAGGCTTCTCCTATAGATGATCCTGGACCAAAGATTGTATATGTAAACGGTGCATTTGAAAGGTTAACAGGTTATAAAAGAGAAGAAGTTTTAGGAAAAACTCCAAGGATTTTACAAGGCCCTAAAACAGATAGGGCAGTGTTAGATAGGATCCGAAAAGCAATCTCGAAAGCTAAACCTTGTTTTGAAGAGATCATCAATTACGATAAAGATGGAAACGAATATTGGATTGAGATGGATATCTTTCCAATCGTAAATGAGCAAGGCATCGTCACTCACTTGATGGGGATAGAAAGAGATATTACGGAAAGACGAAATACTGAAGAGAGAATTAGACATTCCCAAAAAATGGAAGCAGTGGGTCAACTCGCAGGAGGAATGGCTCATGACTTTAATAATTTATTAAATGTAATATTAGCAAATCTAGATCTTCTTGAAATGAAGTTGAAAGATTCTGAAGATCTGATGAAAAGGGTCCGCTCTGCGCAAGATGCAATTCAAAGAGGGGTTGAGATCAATAAAAGGCTTCTTGCCTTTTCCAGAAAGCAGGCCTTAAATCCTGAGTCATGTGACGTAAACCGGGTATTAAAGGATTTCATTCCTATTCTGGATCGGATCAGGACTGAAAAAATAGAAATAGAATACGAGCTCTCTGATGAGATATCGGTTTGCGACATAGAAAAGACCGGACTAGAGAATGCTATACTCAATCTTGCTTTAAATGCAAGGGATGCTATGCCCGAAGGCGGTAAAATATTTATTTCTACCGGTTTTGTGCATAACGGAGATACAAAAGGGCCTAAAATTTCGGGTTTAGAAGCAAAGGATTATTTTTTAGTCACGGTTACCGACACAGGGACAGGTATGGACGATGCCACTAAGGCTCGTATTTTTGATCCTTTTTTTTCGACCAAGGGTGGAGGAAAAGGAACCGGTTTGGGATTGACCATGGTTTACGGTTTTGTAAAACAATCGAACGGTTTTTTAAAAGTTATTACTGCGCCTGAATATGGTTCCAGTTTTCTAATATTCTTGCCGGCGCATGAGCAGGACAGAAGTGAACAGGTTCTCTCTACCAAAAAGAAAACTTTGGTAATGGAAGAAAATCGAGAAACTGCTGAATTAGCTTGTGTATACTTAAGGGAACTGGGTTACGAACCTCATGTGAGTTCGGATATGAAACGATTAGCAAAATTTTTCTCAGGCGATCCGGAGATCTCTTTCGTATTGTTGGACCTCCAACTAGCGGATTCTAAAGGGATAGATCTGAAAAAAGAACTGGAAAGATTTGGTTCCGGGAAAATAATCGCTACTTCTTCGGGCCGAGGTGAAAGTTTAGAACTTCCTAATACTGTTCCATTGGTCCGGAAACCATATACCAAGACATCATTGAAAGAAGCGGTTCGTAATATCGGAGAAACTCTTCCATGA
- a CDS encoding EAL domain-containing response regulator, translating to MTDSRNSKKLLILDDEEEIAKILGEIAVDCGFEVSLSHTAPDFLDKVDPSFDCVILDLMIPGMDGVDVIRFLSEKDVHPDVILISGADRRTLHSAETLAGEYGLHIAAVMEKPIRVSDIRNTLSAIAEKESDISSRTKSGGKGNLGPTFEKEEVLDAVRSDQFVLFYQPKFDLKTGRVEGFEALVRWNHPKLGLVFPDSFLPLMEKETTILNLMTEKIIDIALDETRIWHTNGRKLRVAVNVSPVTLTELDFPERILAKIKNKGIPQSQFQMEITETGFLENIRFTQDILTRLRIRGIGLSIDDFGTGYSSLKQLHRFPFTEMKIDKSFVMDSPRDRESLFICQASVDLGHKLGMNVVAEGIETAEVERLMKEAGCDVGQGYYYSKPVHPEKIPEILSKFG from the coding sequence ATGACGGATTCAAGAAATTCTAAAAAACTTCTGATCCTTGACGATGAAGAAGAGATCGCAAAGATCTTGGGAGAGATCGCAGTTGATTGTGGTTTCGAGGTTTCATTATCTCATACTGCTCCCGATTTTTTAGACAAAGTGGACCCAAGTTTTGATTGTGTGATCTTAGATCTCATGATCCCAGGTATGGATGGAGTGGACGTGATCCGCTTCTTGTCCGAGAAGGATGTTCATCCTGATGTAATATTGATCTCAGGAGCAGACAGAAGGACTCTTCATAGCGCGGAAACATTGGCCGGAGAATATGGATTGCATATTGCTGCGGTCATGGAAAAACCAATTCGAGTTTCTGATATCAGAAATACATTATCTGCGATCGCCGAAAAAGAATCAGATATTTCTTCTCGTACCAAATCAGGTGGAAAAGGAAATTTAGGTCCAACATTCGAAAAGGAAGAAGTTTTAGACGCAGTACGTTCCGATCAGTTCGTATTATTTTATCAGCCTAAGTTTGATCTAAAAACAGGCAGGGTAGAAGGTTTCGAGGCTTTAGTGAGATGGAACCATCCTAAACTAGGATTGGTATTTCCTGATTCGTTTCTACCTTTAATGGAGAAAGAAACGACCATCTTAAATCTAATGACTGAGAAAATTATAGATATAGCATTGGATGAGACAAGGATTTGGCATACAAATGGCCGTAAGCTACGTGTGGCGGTTAACGTGTCTCCTGTAACTTTGACAGAATTAGACTTTCCCGAAAGGATACTTGCTAAAATTAAAAATAAAGGAATTCCACAAAGCCAATTTCAAATGGAAATCACTGAGACTGGCTTTTTAGAGAACATTCGTTTTACTCAGGATATTTTAACTAGGCTCAGGATACGAGGAATAGGCCTATCTATTGATGATTTTGGCACAGGCTATTCTTCATTGAAACAATTGCATAGATTTCCTTTTACTGAAATGAAAATAGACAAGTCATTTGTTATGGATTCCCCAAGGGATAGAGAATCCTTGTTTATTTGTCAGGCATCTGTTGATTTAGGGCATAAGTTAGGAATGAATGTTGTCGCAGAAGGGATCGAGACGGCAGAAGTAGAAAGATTAATGAAAGAAGCAGGTTGCGATGTGGGGCAGGGTTATTATTATTCTAAACCTGTTCATCCCGAAAAAATCCCAGAAATTCTTTCCAAATTCGGTTAA